Within Deinococcus roseus, the genomic segment ACAGACCACCCTAGAACAAAGTCACATGCTTCCCCCTCAAACAGGCGTACCATATACTTGTACCGCTAAAGTATCCTCCTAGGAGCACCATGAACCAGAAGAGCACCCCCCATCCCTTTGTCCAGAACCTGCTGTCAGAAATGAGCCTTGCTGAAAAAATCGGGCAGATGACCCAGCCCGAAAAGAACAGCGTCAAGAAAGGCGACATCGCCAGATACAGCCTCGGATCCGTCCTCTCAGGCGGCGGCGGAAACCCTACCGAAAACAACCCCCAAAACTGGCGGGACATGGTCGAGGGCTTCCTG encodes:
- a CDS encoding glycoside hydrolase family 3 N-terminal domain-containing protein, coding for MNQKSTPHPFVQNLLSEMSLAEKIGQMTQPEKNSVKKGDIARYSLGSVLSGGGGNPTENNPQNWRDMVEGFLEEAQHSRLQIPLIYGVDAVHGHNNMIGATLFPHNNALGATRDFDLVRRIGRAT